A genomic segment from Daphnia carinata strain CSIRO-1 chromosome 1, CSIRO_AGI_Dcar_HiC_V3, whole genome shotgun sequence encodes:
- the LOC130692033 gene encoding trypsin-1-like isoform X3, with translation MKVFLLFLTVLVTTSAASLARLPLSVFLDSKLTRLPRTKRQGRIIGGTNAKEGEFPWMVSLQRNGFFGRAHFCAGSIANERNIITAAHCIEELHPIGVWVVAGEYRLDLNSGYEQELRAADFVLHEQYDPVQLKNDIGIIRLNGNFTFNSYLKQVKLPAKGYFTHPGTAVTVAGWGSTKEGGSLSNVLLKATIPAVSDEDCRLIYGAELIDDSMLCAGYTSGGYDSCQGDSGGQLMLQDQNLVGIVSWGQGCGQPDYPGVYTEVSAFIDWISIKLSSANVTNSLSA, from the exons ATGAAGGTATTCTTGCTGTTTCTAACGGTATTGGTGACAACTAGTGCAG CTAGTCTCGCACGACTTCCCTTGAGTGTTTTCCTTGACAGTAAACTAACAAGACTACCACGAACTAAACGACAAGGACGCATTATTGGTGGCACGAATGCTAAAGAGGGAGAGTTCCCCTGGATG gttTCCTTGCAAAGAAATGGTTTCTTCGGACGCGCTCATTTTTGCGCAGGTTCAattgcaaatgaaagaaatattatTACTGCTGCACATTGCATAGAAGA GCTTCATCCTATTGGAGTTTGGGTTGTTGCTGGAGAATACAGGTTAGATCTCAATAGTGGTTACGAGCAAGAATTGAGAGCGGCTGATTTCGTGTTGCACGAGCAATATGACCCAGTTCAGCTGAAAAATGATATTGGAATCATTCGATTAAATGGCAATTTTACTttcaattcttatttgaaacaAGTTAAGCTGCCCGCAAAAGGCTACTTTACCCATCCAGGGACGGCGGTCACGGTTGCAGGTTGGGGAAGCACAAAG GAAGGAGGTAGTTTATCAAATGTTCTTTTAAAAGCTACTATCCCTGCTGTGTCAGACGAAGACTGTCGCTTAATATACGGAGCAGAACTCATCGATGATTCGATGCTGTGCGCTGGTTATACATCTGGGGGTTACGATTCGTGTCAG GGAGATTCCGGTGGTCAACTTATGTTACAAGACCAAAATCTAGTCGGCATTGTGTCTTGGGGTCAAGGCTGTGGCCAACCAGATTATCCCG GCGTCTATACCGAGGTTTCAGCGTTTATCGATTGGATTTCAATCAAACTATCATCAGCTAACGTCACAAACTCCTTATCTGCATAA
- the LOC130692033 gene encoding trypsin-1-like isoform X1 yields MKVFLLFLTVLVTTSAVIAASLARLPLSVFLDSKLTRLPRTKRQGRIIGGTNAKEGEFPWMVSLQRNGFFGRAHFCAGSIANERNIITAAHCIEELHPIGVWVVAGEYRLDLNSGYEQELRAADFVLHEQYDPVQLKNDIGIIRLNGNFTFNSYLKQVKLPAKGYFTHPGTAVTVAGWGSTKEGGSLSNVLLKATIPAVSDEDCRLIYGAELIDDSMLCAGYTSGGYDSCQGDSGGQLMLQDQNLVGIVSWGQGCGQPDYPGVYTEVSAFIDWISIKLSSANVTNSLSA; encoded by the exons ATGAAGGTATTCTTGCTGTTTCTAACGGTATTGGTGACAACTAGTGCAG TCATAGCAGCTAGTCTCGCACGACTTCCCTTGAGTGTTTTCCTTGACAGTAAACTAACAAGACTACCACGAACTAAACGACAAGGACGCATTATTGGTGGCACGAATGCTAAAGAGGGAGAGTTCCCCTGGATG gttTCCTTGCAAAGAAATGGTTTCTTCGGACGCGCTCATTTTTGCGCAGGTTCAattgcaaatgaaagaaatattatTACTGCTGCACATTGCATAGAAGA GCTTCATCCTATTGGAGTTTGGGTTGTTGCTGGAGAATACAGGTTAGATCTCAATAGTGGTTACGAGCAAGAATTGAGAGCGGCTGATTTCGTGTTGCACGAGCAATATGACCCAGTTCAGCTGAAAAATGATATTGGAATCATTCGATTAAATGGCAATTTTACTttcaattcttatttgaaacaAGTTAAGCTGCCCGCAAAAGGCTACTTTACCCATCCAGGGACGGCGGTCACGGTTGCAGGTTGGGGAAGCACAAAG GAAGGAGGTAGTTTATCAAATGTTCTTTTAAAAGCTACTATCCCTGCTGTGTCAGACGAAGACTGTCGCTTAATATACGGAGCAGAACTCATCGATGATTCGATGCTGTGCGCTGGTTATACATCTGGGGGTTACGATTCGTGTCAG GGAGATTCCGGTGGTCAACTTATGTTACAAGACCAAAATCTAGTCGGCATTGTGTCTTGGGGTCAAGGCTGTGGCCAACCAGATTATCCCG GCGTCTATACCGAGGTTTCAGCGTTTATCGATTGGATTTCAATCAAACTATCATCAGCTAACGTCACAAACTCCTTATCTGCATAA
- the LOC130692033 gene encoding trypsin-1-like isoform X2 — MKVFLLFLTVLVTTSAAASLARLPLSVFLDSKLTRLPRTKRQGRIIGGTNAKEGEFPWMVSLQRNGFFGRAHFCAGSIANERNIITAAHCIEELHPIGVWVVAGEYRLDLNSGYEQELRAADFVLHEQYDPVQLKNDIGIIRLNGNFTFNSYLKQVKLPAKGYFTHPGTAVTVAGWGSTKEGGSLSNVLLKATIPAVSDEDCRLIYGAELIDDSMLCAGYTSGGYDSCQGDSGGQLMLQDQNLVGIVSWGQGCGQPDYPGVYTEVSAFIDWISIKLSSANVTNSLSA, encoded by the exons ATGAAGGTATTCTTGCTGTTTCTAACGGTATTGGTGACAACTAGTGCAG CAGCTAGTCTCGCACGACTTCCCTTGAGTGTTTTCCTTGACAGTAAACTAACAAGACTACCACGAACTAAACGACAAGGACGCATTATTGGTGGCACGAATGCTAAAGAGGGAGAGTTCCCCTGGATG gttTCCTTGCAAAGAAATGGTTTCTTCGGACGCGCTCATTTTTGCGCAGGTTCAattgcaaatgaaagaaatattatTACTGCTGCACATTGCATAGAAGA GCTTCATCCTATTGGAGTTTGGGTTGTTGCTGGAGAATACAGGTTAGATCTCAATAGTGGTTACGAGCAAGAATTGAGAGCGGCTGATTTCGTGTTGCACGAGCAATATGACCCAGTTCAGCTGAAAAATGATATTGGAATCATTCGATTAAATGGCAATTTTACTttcaattcttatttgaaacaAGTTAAGCTGCCCGCAAAAGGCTACTTTACCCATCCAGGGACGGCGGTCACGGTTGCAGGTTGGGGAAGCACAAAG GAAGGAGGTAGTTTATCAAATGTTCTTTTAAAAGCTACTATCCCTGCTGTGTCAGACGAAGACTGTCGCTTAATATACGGAGCAGAACTCATCGATGATTCGATGCTGTGCGCTGGTTATACATCTGGGGGTTACGATTCGTGTCAG GGAGATTCCGGTGGTCAACTTATGTTACAAGACCAAAATCTAGTCGGCATTGTGTCTTGGGGTCAAGGCTGTGGCCAACCAGATTATCCCG GCGTCTATACCGAGGTTTCAGCGTTTATCGATTGGATTTCAATCAAACTATCATCAGCTAACGTCACAAACTCCTTATCTGCATAA
- the LOC130692039 gene encoding uncharacterized protein LOC130692039 isoform X1 has translation MMARSSFLFLFLSTLVLIHSVTSCGYPGSPSHAVVTFTPDFVRPGTVATYECEPGFELLGPSRRLCSTNGTWTPAGIPFCVLNVAAGKAPMQSSVAGGGVPERAVDGSTSNFFTPETCSLTEVERSPWWYVNLLEPYMVQLVRLDFGKPCCEDGKPATIVVRVGNSRPDMGVNAVCNRFTGFIEEGRPLFLPCNPPMAGAFVSVHLEGPAGNSLSICEAFVYTDQALPIERCPQFRDQEPGSSATYNGKCYLFHDNQPLNFNEARQFCEARGGSLIDETNPALQGFVSWELWRRHSRNDPSGQYWLGLMRDTVDRSNWKWLSGKDVTVSFWNLPGGGENCARYDGTKGWLWSDTNCNRKLFFICQHRPKSCGRPEQPANGTLIADNFNVGNRVEYRCDAGHMAVGPTTRTCLSSGFFGEYPPVCKYVQCGMPARIPNGGYKLVNDTRHYLSMTSYSCNDGYQLIGRGDLICDIDGRWNGPPPRCEPVYCLEPPVINNGGFRLSTNSTVAGTVVEYYCLTNSRYRMSGPSRIVCQSDGHYDRDPPVCVDAEDEDSRQPEKNVMPVDRKIDLPLQSHETEYDYEYYDESHDEGFIPANFASKFNPPVPTAKISPSSTVAPTTMKPVASTRSTIPSTISTTTAAPTTKSTSTTRAKVTKVESTVRSTTTTTSTSVRPKSTSMPTVPTRRPFDPTRLTKLNNRPTGTSQSRAGVFSNDNNRVKANVALNVPNGPVYLSPQDNEIADSSNVKNNVPPNVNEPQNTIESDSQGFTPKLNLGGIIALGVFGGFVFLSAIITTFVIVVRRIRNDKRYRRRGASSETQTAATFDSSSIDAGAGGTGAAGLSKSYRQAWDNLRDPEQPKRTKSHHHHHAQASRKETMDDPNYRTRHSEVVREEGEMVVSDVYPKSGTKHHHGEKKRHHHHHHHKHSKRNAGGDW, from the exons ATGATGGCGCGGAGCAGTTTCCTCTTCCTGTTCCTGTCCACTCTGGTGTTGATTCATTCTG TAACGAGTTGCGGCTACCCGGGATCCCCCTCTCACGCCGTGGTGACCTTCACGCCGGACTTTGTACGACCCGGAACGGTAGCGACTTACGAATGCGAGCCGGGCTTCGAGTTGCTCGGTCCGTCGCGACGCCTCTGCTCCACCAACGGAACTTGGACACCTGCCGGCATCCCTTTCTGTG TTTTGAACGTGGCGGCCGGTAAGGCGCCGATGCAATCTAGTGTGGCCGGTGGCGGCGTTCCAGAGCGAGCCGTCGACGGTAGCACCAGCAATTTCTTCACGCCGGAAACGTGCAGTTTGACCGAAGTGGAGCGTTCCCCTTGGTGGTACGTCAACCTTCTAGAGCCGTACATGGTCCAGCTGGTGCGACTCGACTTTGGCAAACCTTGCTGCG AGGATGGTAAGCCGGCCACAATTGTTGTGAGAGTAGGCAACAGCCGTCCCGACATGGGAGTCAATGCCGTCTGTAACCGCTTCACTGGTTTCATTGAAGAGGGACGCCCGCTCTTCCTCCCGTGCAATCCTCCCATGGCCGGAGCGTTTGTCTCCGTTCATCTCGAAGGGCCGGCGGGCAACAGCCTCTCCATTTGCGAGGCATTCGTCTACACAGATCAG GCTCTGCCTATTGAAAGATGTCCACAATTCCGCGATCAAGAACCCGGCAGTAGTGCCACCTATAACGGTAAATGTTATCTGTTTCACGACAATCAACCACTCAACTTCAACGAGGCCCGACAATTCTGTGAAGCCCGTGGCGGATCACTGATTGATGAAACCAATCCAGCCTTACAGGGATTCGTTAGTTGGGAATTATGGAGGCGGCACAG CCGGAATGACCCAAGTGGTCAGTATTGGTTAGGGCTTATGCGAGATACAGTTGATCGTAGCAATTGGAAATGGCTTTCGGGTAAAGACGTCACTGTCTCATTTTGGAATTTGCCCGGTGGCGGAGAGAATTGCGCCCGCTACGATGGCACCAAAGGATGGCTTTGGTCAGACACCAATTGCAACCGCAAACTCTTCTTTATTTGCCAACATC GTCCAAAGTCGTGCGGACGGCCTGAACAACCAGCCAACGGCACATTGATAGCTGATAATTTCAATGTCGGAAATCGAGTGGAATATCGTTGTGATGCGGGCCACATGGCCGTTGGCCCAACTACCAGGACATGCCTCTCATCTGGATTCTTCGGGGAATATCCGCCCGTATGCAAAT ATGTTCAATGCGGAATGCCGGCCCGGATTCCCAACGGTGGTTACAAGCTGGTCAATGACACACGCCACTATCTCAGCATGACTTCGTACTCTTGTAATGATGGCTACCAACTCATCGGCCGTGGAGATCTTATCTGTGACATCGATGGTCGTTGGAACGGACCTCCACCTCGTTGTGAAC cCGTCTACTGTCTCGAACCGCCCGTCATCAACAATGGCGGTTTCCGGCTCTCGACCAACTCGACCGTGGCCGGAACGGTGGTCGAGTACTACTGCCTGACCAACTCGCGCTATCGGATGTCGGGGCCCAGCCGCATCGTCTGCCAATCCGACGGCCATTACGATCGGGACCCTCCCGTTTGCGTCG ACGCGGAAGACGAGGACTCTCGCCAGCCGGAAAAGAATGTGATGCCGGTCGATCGCAAGATTGACCTTCCCCTGCAATCACACGAGACCGAATATGATTACGAGTATTACGACGAGAGCCATGATGAGGGTTTCATCCCAGCAAATTTTGCCTCCAAATTCAACCCACCTGTGCCCACCGCTAAAATCAGCCCTAGCAGCACAGTTGCGCCCACCACCATGAAACCTGTTGCGTCGACGAGAAGCACGATACCTAGCACAATTAGCACTACAACAGCGGCACCGACGACCAAGAGCACAAGCACCACTCGCGCAAAGGTCACGAAAGTGGAGAGTACAGTTCGATCGACGACAACAACGACTAGTACTTCTGTTCGGCCGAAAAGTACTTCTATGCCGACTGTACCTACTCGGAGACCATTCGACCCGACACGATTGACGAAGCTTAACAACAGACCCACTGGCACAAGCCAAAGCCGGGCAGGCGTCTTTTCTAATGACAACAACAGAGTTAAAGCTAACGTGGCCCTTAATGTCCCCAATGGCCCTGTCTATCTCTCTCCTCAAGATAACGAGATTGCCGACAGTTCCAACGTCAAGAACAACGTGCCGCCCAATGTCAACGAGCCGCAAAATACCATCGAATCCGACAGCCAAGGATTTACCCCAAAGCTGAATTTAG GAGGCATCATCGCGCTAGGAGTTTTTGGAGGTTTCGTCTTCCTATCGGCCATCATCACCACGTTCGTCATCGTCGTCCGCCG CATTCGTAATGATAAACGCTATCGGCGCCGCGGAGCATCCAGCGAGACCCAAACAGCCGCCACTTTCGACTCGTCCAGCATTGATGCGGGAGCAGGGGGAACGGGCGCGGCTGGGTTAAGCAAATCGTATCGTCAGGCTTGGGATAATTTACGTGATCCTGAACAACCGAAGCGCACCAAGagtcatcatcaccatcacgCTCAAGCTTCTCGCAAGGAGACCATGGATGACCCGAATTATCGAACTCGTCACAGCGAAGTCGTTCGTGAAGAAGGCGAAATGGTCGTCTCGGATGTCTACCCTAAATCGGGAACTAAACATCATCATGGCGAAAAGAAGcgtcatcatcaccatcatcaccataAACATAGCAAACGTAACGCTGGGGGTGATTGGTAG
- the LOC130692039 gene encoding uncharacterized protein LOC130692039 isoform X2, which translates to MMARSSFLFLFLSTLVLIHSVTSCGYPGSPSHAVVTFTPDFVRPGTVATYECEPGFELLGPSRRLCSTNGTWTPAGIPFCVLNVAAGKAPMQSSVAGGGVPERAVDGSTSNFFTPETCSLTEVERSPWWYVNLLEPYMVQLVRLDFGKPCCEDGKPATIVVRVGNSRPDMGVNAVCNRFTGFIEEGRPLFLPCNPPMAGAFVSVHLEGPAGNSLSICEAFVYTDQALPIERCPQFRDQEPGSSATYNGKCYLFHDNQPLNFNEARQFCEARGGSLIDETNPALQGFVSWELWRRHSRNDPSGQYWLGLMRDTVDRSNWKWLSGKDVTVSFWNLPGGGENCARYDGTKGWLWSDTNCNRKLFFICQHRPKSCGRPEQPANGTLIADNFNVGNRVEYRCDAGHMAVGPTTRTCLSSGFFGEYPPVCKYVQCGMPARIPNGGYKLVNDTRHYLSMTSYSCNDGYQLIGRGDLICDIDGRWNGPPPRCEPVYCLEPPVINNGGFRLSTNSTVAGTVVEYYCLTNSRYRMSGPSRIVCQSDGHYDRDPPVCVDAEDEDSRQPEKNVMPVDRKIDLPLQSHETEYDYEYYDESHDEGFIPANFASKFNPPVPTAKISPSSTVAPTTMKPVASTRSTIPSTISTTTAAPTTKSTSTTRAKVTKVESTVRSTTTTTSTSVRPKSTSMPTVPTRRPFDPTRLTKLNNRPTGTSQSRAGVFSNDNNRVKANVALNVPNGPVYLSPQDNEIADSSNVKNNVPPNVNEPQNTIESDSQGFTPKLNLGGIIALGVFGGFVFLSAIITTFVIVVRRLRLRGEPMSRTIESQAHSRWLALPFPDQTVGRVDKSLSSKCGPKAGQFSDEKAPITTAAASQP; encoded by the exons ATGATGGCGCGGAGCAGTTTCCTCTTCCTGTTCCTGTCCACTCTGGTGTTGATTCATTCTG TAACGAGTTGCGGCTACCCGGGATCCCCCTCTCACGCCGTGGTGACCTTCACGCCGGACTTTGTACGACCCGGAACGGTAGCGACTTACGAATGCGAGCCGGGCTTCGAGTTGCTCGGTCCGTCGCGACGCCTCTGCTCCACCAACGGAACTTGGACACCTGCCGGCATCCCTTTCTGTG TTTTGAACGTGGCGGCCGGTAAGGCGCCGATGCAATCTAGTGTGGCCGGTGGCGGCGTTCCAGAGCGAGCCGTCGACGGTAGCACCAGCAATTTCTTCACGCCGGAAACGTGCAGTTTGACCGAAGTGGAGCGTTCCCCTTGGTGGTACGTCAACCTTCTAGAGCCGTACATGGTCCAGCTGGTGCGACTCGACTTTGGCAAACCTTGCTGCG AGGATGGTAAGCCGGCCACAATTGTTGTGAGAGTAGGCAACAGCCGTCCCGACATGGGAGTCAATGCCGTCTGTAACCGCTTCACTGGTTTCATTGAAGAGGGACGCCCGCTCTTCCTCCCGTGCAATCCTCCCATGGCCGGAGCGTTTGTCTCCGTTCATCTCGAAGGGCCGGCGGGCAACAGCCTCTCCATTTGCGAGGCATTCGTCTACACAGATCAG GCTCTGCCTATTGAAAGATGTCCACAATTCCGCGATCAAGAACCCGGCAGTAGTGCCACCTATAACGGTAAATGTTATCTGTTTCACGACAATCAACCACTCAACTTCAACGAGGCCCGACAATTCTGTGAAGCCCGTGGCGGATCACTGATTGATGAAACCAATCCAGCCTTACAGGGATTCGTTAGTTGGGAATTATGGAGGCGGCACAG CCGGAATGACCCAAGTGGTCAGTATTGGTTAGGGCTTATGCGAGATACAGTTGATCGTAGCAATTGGAAATGGCTTTCGGGTAAAGACGTCACTGTCTCATTTTGGAATTTGCCCGGTGGCGGAGAGAATTGCGCCCGCTACGATGGCACCAAAGGATGGCTTTGGTCAGACACCAATTGCAACCGCAAACTCTTCTTTATTTGCCAACATC GTCCAAAGTCGTGCGGACGGCCTGAACAACCAGCCAACGGCACATTGATAGCTGATAATTTCAATGTCGGAAATCGAGTGGAATATCGTTGTGATGCGGGCCACATGGCCGTTGGCCCAACTACCAGGACATGCCTCTCATCTGGATTCTTCGGGGAATATCCGCCCGTATGCAAAT ATGTTCAATGCGGAATGCCGGCCCGGATTCCCAACGGTGGTTACAAGCTGGTCAATGACACACGCCACTATCTCAGCATGACTTCGTACTCTTGTAATGATGGCTACCAACTCATCGGCCGTGGAGATCTTATCTGTGACATCGATGGTCGTTGGAACGGACCTCCACCTCGTTGTGAAC cCGTCTACTGTCTCGAACCGCCCGTCATCAACAATGGCGGTTTCCGGCTCTCGACCAACTCGACCGTGGCCGGAACGGTGGTCGAGTACTACTGCCTGACCAACTCGCGCTATCGGATGTCGGGGCCCAGCCGCATCGTCTGCCAATCCGACGGCCATTACGATCGGGACCCTCCCGTTTGCGTCG ACGCGGAAGACGAGGACTCTCGCCAGCCGGAAAAGAATGTGATGCCGGTCGATCGCAAGATTGACCTTCCCCTGCAATCACACGAGACCGAATATGATTACGAGTATTACGACGAGAGCCATGATGAGGGTTTCATCCCAGCAAATTTTGCCTCCAAATTCAACCCACCTGTGCCCACCGCTAAAATCAGCCCTAGCAGCACAGTTGCGCCCACCACCATGAAACCTGTTGCGTCGACGAGAAGCACGATACCTAGCACAATTAGCACTACAACAGCGGCACCGACGACCAAGAGCACAAGCACCACTCGCGCAAAGGTCACGAAAGTGGAGAGTACAGTTCGATCGACGACAACAACGACTAGTACTTCTGTTCGGCCGAAAAGTACTTCTATGCCGACTGTACCTACTCGGAGACCATTCGACCCGACACGATTGACGAAGCTTAACAACAGACCCACTGGCACAAGCCAAAGCCGGGCAGGCGTCTTTTCTAATGACAACAACAGAGTTAAAGCTAACGTGGCCCTTAATGTCCCCAATGGCCCTGTCTATCTCTCTCCTCAAGATAACGAGATTGCCGACAGTTCCAACGTCAAGAACAACGTGCCGCCCAATGTCAACGAGCCGCAAAATACCATCGAATCCGACAGCCAAGGATTTACCCCAAAGCTGAATTTAG GAGGCATCATCGCGCTAGGAGTTTTTGGAGGTTTCGTCTTCCTATCGGCCATCATCACCACGTTCGTCATCGTCGTCCGCCG TTTGCGACTGCGGGGCGAGCCGATGTCGCGCACGATCGAGAGCCAAGCGCATTCACGCTGGCTGGCCTTGCCTTTCCCGGACCAGACAGTCGGACGCGTTGACAAGTCTCTATCCTCCAAATGCGGACCAAAAGCCGGACAGTTCTCTGACGAAAAAGCACCTATCACTACCGCTGCCGCATCACAGCCCTAA
- the LOC130692036 gene encoding pre-miRNA 5'-monophosphate methyltransferase-like, with the protein MEPEKKNDEFEPGAAQFGNFITYYKFNPPENRLAVFEGNFCEYFSSHQPLLCLDVGCNTGDLTKGLYEMLSSGRSAVRMMGVDLDAQLVERANEAISNELESKLQFHTLDFVAKAEERNQLLSRYLETHQSGRKRFDIAFCFSTTMWVHLNHGDAGLESLLASLAAWADNVVIEPQPWKCYRNATRRRRRANLPPFPSFGLLVHRENVVAHIKEVFCNGMDMELQEHLGQSEWQRPVLWYRHKPTTNLAI; encoded by the exons ATGgaaccagaaaagaaaaacgacgagTTCGAACCAGGTGCTGCCCAATTTGGGAACTTTATCACTTATTATAAGTTTAATCCACCCGAGAATCGTTTGGCGGTATTCGAGGGGAATTTCTGTGAATATTTCTCATCTCATCAGCCTCTACTATGCCTAGACGTGGGCTGCAATACTGGG GACCTGACAAAAGGCTTGTATGAGATGCTGTCATCTGGCCGGTCTGCTGTACGCATGATGGGTGTCGATTTGGACGCACAGCTGGTAGAAAGAGCCAACGAAGCGATATCAAACGAACTGGAATCTAAGTTGCAATTCCATACCTTGGATTTCGTGGCGAAAGCTGAAGAACGCAACCAACTGTTAAGTCGCTACCTAGAAACTCATCAATCTGGACGGAAACGTTTTGATATCGCTTTCTGCTTTTCGACTACCATGTGGGTCCACCTGAATCACGGTGATGCCGGATTAGAATCTTTGCTGGCCAGTCTCGCTGCATGGGCAGACAACGTTGTCATCGAGCCCCAGCCTTGGAAATGCTACCGTAATGCTACTCGACGGCGTCGACGAGCCAATCTTCCACCTTTTCCTTCATTCGGTTTGCTAGTTCACCGCGAAAATGTGGTCGCCCACATCAAAGAAGTCTTTTGCAATGGAATGGACATGGAACTACAAGAACATCTGGGTCAATCGGAGTGGCAACGGCCGGTCTTGTGGTACCGCCATAAACCAACAACCAATTTAgcgatttaa